In the Brevundimonas sp. LM2 genome, CCTGACGCCGGAGGAGGCCCCCACCGGCCCCGGCGACTGGGTCCCGCACCGTCCCGACCGTCCGGCCAAGAGCCTGAAGGGCCGCGCCCGCCACCCCTTCCGCCTGGAGACCAGCTACACCCCCGCCGGCGACCAGCCCGCCGCCATCGCCGAACTGGTGTCCCAGGCCCAGGCGGGCGACCGCGACCAGGTGCTGCTGGGCGTCACCGGCTCGGGCAAGACCTTCACCATGGCCAAGGTCATCGAGGCGACCCAGCGCCCGGCCCTGATCCTGGCCCCCAACAAGACCCTCGCCGCCCAGCTCTACAGCGAGTTCAAGTCTTTCTTCCCGGACAACGCGGTCGAATATTTCGTCAGCTACTACGACTACTACCAGCCCGAAGCCTACGTCCCCCGCACCGACACCTACATCGAGAAGGACAGCTCCATAAACGAGCAGATCGACCGGATGCGCCACTCGGCGACGCGGTCGATCCTGGAGCGGGACGACGTCATCGTCGTCGCCTCGGTCAGCTGCATCTACGGCATCGGCTCGGTCGAGACCTATACGGCCATGACCTTCGACCTGAAGATCGGCGACCAGATCGACGAGTCCAAGCTCCGCGCCGACCTCATCGCCCTGCAGTACAAGCGCAACGACGTCCATTTCGACCGCGGCATGTTCAGGAAGCGCGGCGACACCGTCGAGATCTTCCCGGTGCACCAGGAGGACCGCGCCTGGCGCGTCTCCCTGTTCGGCGACGAGATCGAATCCATCGCCGAGTTCGACCCCCTGACCGGCAAGAAGACCGCCGACCTGGCCGAGATCACCGTCTATGCCGCCAGCCACTACGTCACCCCCCGCCCGACGCTCAACCAGGCGCTCGGCGGCATCAAGGCCGAGCTGAAGGAGACGCTCGACTGGATGGTCGAGAACGGGAAACTGCTGGAGGCCCAGCGGCTGGAACAGCGCGTGCGCTTCGACCTGGAGATGATGGAGGCCACCGGCTCCTGCGCCGGCATCGAGAACTATTCCCGCTGGCTGACCGGCCGCAGCCCCGGCGAGCCCCCGCCCACCTTCTTCGAATACATCCCCGACAACGCCCTGCTGTTCGTCGACGAGAGCCACGTCACCGTGGGCCAGATCAACGGCATGTTCCGGGGCGACTACCGCCGCAAATCCACATTGGCCGAATACGGCTTCCGCCTGCCTTCCTGCATCGACAACCGCCCGCTCAAGTTCGACGAATGGGAGGCCATGCGGCCCCAGACGGTCCACGTCAGCGCCACCCCCGGCCCGTGGGAGATGGAACAGACCGGCGGCGTCTTCGTCGAACAGGTCATCCGCCCCACCGGCCTGATCGACCCCCCGGTCGAGATCCGCCCGGTCAGCGGCCAGACCCGCAACCAGGTCGACGACGTCATCGACGAGGTCAAGGCCGTCGCCCGCGCCGGCTACCGCTCCCTGGTCACCGTCCTGACCAAGAAGATGGCCGAGGACCTGACCGAATACATGCACGAACAGGGCGTCCGCGTGCGCTACATGCACTCCGACGTCGACACCATGGAGCGGATCGAGATCATCCGCGACCTGCGCCTGGGCACCTTCGACGTCCTGATCGGCATCAACCTGTTGCGCGAGGGGCTCGACATCCCCGAGTGCGGCCTGGTCGCCATCCTCGACGCGGACAAGGAGGGCTTCCTCCGCTCCGAGACCTCCCTGATCCAGACCATCGGCCGCGCGGCCCGCAACGTCGACGGCCGCGTCATCCTCTATGCCGACCGGATCACCGGCTCGATGGAGCGCGCCATGGCCGAGACCGAGCGCCGCCGCGAACGCCAGACCGCCTACAACCTCGAACACGGCATCACGCCCGAGAGCGTCAAGCGCGACATCAAGGAGATCCTGAACAGCCCCTATGAGAAGGACCGCGTCCTGATCCCCACGACCGGCGTGAAGGAGGACGCCCGCGCCTTCATCGGCAACAATTTCCAGGCCACGCTGAAGGACCTCGAAGGCAAGATGCGCGAGGCCGCCTCCAACCTCGAGTTCGAGGAGGCCGGCCGGCTCCGGGACGAGATCAAGAAGCTGAAACTGCTGGACCTGGAGTTCGCCAACGAGATCATGACCGGGGCGGGCGAGGCGGTGGACAAGGCGGCCCCGAAGAAGTGGCGCGCCGAGGCGGCGGTGGAGAAGGCGGAGGCGTTTCGGAAGGGGCGGTTGTAGGGGGAGCGAGATTGCGATCGTAACACGGCGATATGAGCGCCAAACCTCCTCTAGATCACATCGCCCGTGCTTGCTTTGTTGGCTTGAAATAGCCATGGTTACTCAACCATAGGAGGAGACAAGCGTGGCTAAAAATCACCGGATTTTCATCGCATTCGCAATCGAAGACAAATGGGCTCGTGACTATCTCGTTGGCCAAGCGCTGAACGCCAAGAGTTCGTTCTCATTCACGGATATGTCGGTGAAAGAACCGTGGGATGAGAAATGGAAAACACAATGTCGCGCGCGGATAAAAGACTGCGATGGAGTTATCGCGCTGGTTAGCAAGAATACGGCGAAGGCAACAGGTCAGCTTTGGGAAATTGAAGCGGCAAACCAAGAAGGCGTTCGGACGATAGGCATCTACACAACTGTTGATGATCGCCCTGCCGCGCTTCCTACTGCCCTCGCTGGGCTTTCTGTAAAGGCATGGACCTGGGATAATATCAGCACGTTCCTTTCGAAGCTGTAGCCGCTGATGGCGATGAAACTACCGGTCTTCGTGAGCACCCCGAAGAGCTACCTACAGGCTCAAGAGGATTTTCTGACCGACGTCGAGCGCTCACTGTCCGATCGCGGGTTGGAGCCCGTGACCCTCGGTCGGTCGGAATATGACATCAACGCGCCGCTTGAAGCCGTTCGTCGCCTAATGAATGCCTGCTGCGGACTGATATGCATCGGCCTGCGACGAACGTATCTTGCTGACGGCACAGACCGCCCAGCCTCCGATATCGGCGAAGCTGCAAAGTCGCGCAATGGCACTTGGTTGAGCAGCCCCTACTGTCAGATTGAGCCAGCAATGGCTTATCAAATTGGCCTGCCCATACTTCTTTGGAGAGAGAAGGGGGTTATTGATGACGGCATTTTTGACCGTGGCGCAGTCGGCCTTTCGATGCCGGAATTTGACCTTTCGAAGCCGCCAAATCTGACGGATCAGCCATGGAAGCAGCCACTGGATTTGTGGGCTGATGACGTACGTTCGGTGCACCGGAAGCGTGGCAACGCCTTAAAATTATGGTAGCTATACCAACCAAACAGCCCCCCAAGAGTGTTGAGGCTAAGAAAGCCCAACCCTCTGAATTATCGAAGATTGAACTATATAAGCTTATGGTCGAAATGGCGGACCGCGTCAGCCAGAGACGCCAGGTTGCCAACAGTTTTTATCTAACTTTGAACACCCTAATATTCGGCAGCACCGCCTACGTACGCACTTCTGATGTTCCCGCGCCGACGGTATTTGCTCTCTCTACAGCCGGAATACTAGCCTCCCTCCTGTGGTCAGCCGGCATATCGAGCTACAAGACGCTAAATACTGCAAAGTTTTCTGTGATTCACGACATGGAGAATGAACTGCACTTCCAACCGTTCGCACAAGAGTGGAAGAGACTTGATCCTGATCAGGACGGCATTCGACACAAGCCTTTTCATATCACCGAGGCGGCAGTACCTCGAATATTCGTAGCGTTGTACCTCTTCCAGCTTGTTTTGGCCGTCGATTGGAAACCCGCCTCAGCTTGGATCATGGATAATGCCGCAAGGGTCTGTATGTGATGAAACTCGGGGTCAGCGGTCATCAAGAACGGGATGGGATCGATTGGCGCTGGACCGCCGACGCGTTAGGTTCATTGATCCGTCGTTTGCATGATGTATCGGCGGGATATTCATCGCTAGCCATTGGAACAGATCAGTTATTTGCAGAAGTCATAATTAATTCCGGCATAGAACACGTTGCTGTTGTTCCCTTTTCGAGTTACAGAGATAAGTTTTCAATAGGGTTGGATCGAGATCGTTACGATCGTCTCATTTCTTCATCAACAGTATTAAATCTAGATCTCAGCTTTGAAGAATCTGAGGCATTCTTGCGCGCTGGGAAGTGGATAGTGGATGAGGTCGATCATCTGGTGGCTGTTTGGGACGGCGAACCTGCTGAAGGGGCCGGGGGAACGGCAGACGTCGTAAGGTATGCAATTCAACGGAGAGTGCCTCTCTCGATCATTGACCCCATCTCGCTAACGACATCCTGACTGGTTGCCACTAGCGAGAGAGCAATAGCCGCGCGTCACATTGGAGGCGTTTCGGTTGAGGACGCGGTTCGGCTGCGCCCGGCTGGTGTTCATCTCCACAGAGATGGCAACGCGTTTCTTCCCTTTCGTCATTCCGGGCGCAGGGAGCGAAGCGACCGAAGACCCGGAACAAGGCGGCGCGCGAGAGCGCGAACCTGTCGCGGACACCGCTGCTGATCCATCGCCTTCGCTTCGCTCCGGCGCCGCCCTGTTCCGGGTCTCCGGCGCAAGCGCGCCTCCGCCCGGAATGACGAAAGGAAGGGGACCTGCTACCCCCATCCACCGTCAAACTGTCCGCGCTCGCCCCGAATTCCCCCGTCCTTTCAAGACCCGTCCGCAAAGACACCCCGTCCAACCCACCACGCCCCGCCCATGGCTTACACTCCTCCCCTTTTCATCACGGAGGACGGAGCATGACCGAGGGATCGCAGCGGGGGGTGGCGGCGCCCCAGGCGGTGTGGGCGCAGGTGCGCGAGGACTATCTGGCCGGGCGGTCGGCCAGCGAATGCTGCCGCCTCCACGGGGTCGGGCTGAGCGCCCTGCGGGGGCGGGCGGCGCGCGAGGGGTGGCGGCGGGCGGACCAGCCCTGGACCCCGCCGGCCCGGCTGGACCCCTGGGACGAGGGGGTGGCGCTGGAGGAGTCGATCGGCGGCGACCTCGACCGGGTCGAGCTCGGGTCCCTGGCCTTCGTCGCCCACCGGCGGATGATGCGGGCGGTGCTGCGCGGCGACGCGATGGAGGCCCTGCGCTGGCGCCGCGTGCGCCTGGTCATGGACGCGGAGGCGGCGGAGATCCTGGAAGCGATCGAACGCGACGAGGCGGAGGACTGGCACCGCGAACAGGCGGGGCAGCGCGAGGCGAACAGGTCGGACGGGTCGGACGGGTCGGACGGTGTTTTTTCAGACCGCGCGCCCGACGGTCAGGGATGAGCCCCGCCCGGACCGACGGCCCGGACCGCAGGTCCCTCCATCGCCCCGGACGCGGCCTTGACGGCCAGGGGGTTCATCACAAAGGACACGAAGGGATCACGAAGGACACCAAGGGGCCGGGCCGGCCGACCCATCGACGCTCCCGTCGTGCCCTTTGTGGCCCCTTGGTGCGCTTTGTGATGAACCCCCTCGCCCACCCCGACAAAGCCAGTAAAACGGGCCTGCGGCCCCTAGCCCGTCGCCAGCCCCACGCCGCGTCCGCCGCCCGGCACCGGGGCCACGTCCAGCAGCTTGACCCGGAACACCAGCACCGAATTCGGCGGGATATTCCCCTGCCCCTGGGCGCCGTAGCCCAGCTCCGGCGGCAGGTAGAGCATCCACTCGTCGCCGGCCTTCATCAGCTGCAGCGCCTCGATCCAGCCGGGCACCACCTCGTCGACGTGGGTGGCGAAGGGGACGCCCTTGGCGAAGGAGCTGTCGAACACCGTGCCGTCGGTCAGGCTGCCCTCATAGTCGACCCGGACCAGGTCGTTGCGGTCGGGGCTGGGGGCGCCGGACGGGCCGCTGTTGAGCACCTTGTACTGCAGGCCGCTGGCCGTGGTGCGCACGCCCTCGGCCCGGGCGTTGGAGGTGAGGAAGAAGGTCGCCGCCTCGGCATTGGCCGCGGCGTCCGCGCCGGTCGTGGCGGCGTCGCGCCCGCAGGCGGCCAGGCCCAGGCTGGTCGACAGCACCGCCGTCAGAACGAAAGGCCTAACCCATCCGAAGCGCATAACCCTGGTCCTTCAATGCCTGTCCGATCTCGTCGGCGTGGGCGCTATCGCGCGTTTCGACCATGATGTCGAACTCCGCCCCCTTGGCCGGCACATCGAGCGCCAGCCGGTTGTGGACCACGTCGATGATGTTGCCGCCGACGTCCCCGATCACCGCCGCCATGGCCGATAGGATGCCCGGCCGGTCGTCCGACAGGATGCGATAGACGATCAACCTCCGTTCACGGACCATCTCGCGATTGAGGACCACCGCCAGCATCCGGGCATCGATATTGCCGCCGCACAGGACCAGCCCGACCTTCATCCCTTTGAACCGCTCCGGCGCGGCCAGCAGGGCCGCCAGACCCCCGGCCCCGGCTCCCTCGGCCACCGTCTTCTCCAGGGTGGCGAACATCGAGACGGCGCGTTCGAAATCCTCCTCGGCGCAGACCACCACGTCCTCGACCAGGGGGTCGGCGAGGGCGAAGGGGATGTCCCCCACGGCCTTGATGGCGATACCCTCGGCGATGGTCGACCCGCCGCAGACCGGCGGCAGGCCCGCCCGCCGGGCGCTGAACGAGGGGTACATGGCCGCCTCGACGCCGAAGACGCGGATGTCGGGCTTCATCGCCTTGGCCGCGATCGCGCAGCCGGCGATCAGCCCGCCGCCGCCGATGGGGATGATCAGGGCGTCCAGGTCCGGGGCGTCCTCCAGGAACTCGATCGCGCAGACCCCCTGGCCCGCCACGATGCCCGCGTCGTCGAAGGCTGAGATGAAGACGAAGCCCTCGGTGTCCCTCAGCCGGTGGGCTTCTTCCGTCGAGGCGGTGAAGTCCAGGCCGTGGATGACCACCTCGGCCCCGTGGCCCCGGGTCCCGTCCACCTTGGTGAAGGGCGTGCCCTCGGGCATGACGATGGTCACCGGGATGCCCAGCCGCCCGCCGTGATAGGCCAGGGCCTGGGCGTGGTTGCCCGCGCTGGCCGCCACCACGCCGCGCCGGCGCTCCTCGGGCGTCAGGGACAGCAGCCGGTTCAGGGCGCCACGCTCCTTGAACGAGCCGGTGAAATGCAGGTTGTCGAACTTGACCCAGACCTCGGCCCCGGTGGCCTGGGACAGGCGGCGGGAGTGGCGGACGGGGGTGCGGTCGACCTGGCCGGCGATCCGGGCCTGGGCCGCCCGGATGTCTTCGAATGTGACGCTCATGGGCTCTTGTGGCGCAGGGCGCCGGGCGTCGCAACCTTGACCTTATGGGTGCGTTAGGGGTCTTGTGGCGGTCGCCTGTCGGGCGCCGCGCGTCCGTGTCAGGGGAACCAGGTCCATGTCCGTCCGAATGCTCGCCGTCCTATCCGCCGCCGCCGCCCTCGCCGCCTGCGCCCCGACCGTGGGCGCGACCGCGGGCAACTACGCCGCGCCCGCCCCCTTCAGCGTGTCGGACTTCGCCTGGTCGGCCCGCACCGGCACCGCCGCCATCGACGGCCGCGTCGCCTTCGGCCGCGACGGCCAGAGCTTCGACTGCACCGGCTCGGTCGCCCTGACGCCGGACACCCCCTACACCCGCCAGCGGTTCCGCACCCTGTACGGCTCGACCGAACAGGCGGCCATCCCCGAGGCGGTCGTCCGCGCCCGGACGGTGTCCGATCCCAACGCCGACTACCGCTCCTATGTCCGGTCGCAGACCTGCCAGGACGGCCGCTTCCGCTTCTCCGACCTGCCCGCCGGCGGCTGGTTCCTGATCACCCCCGTCAGCGCGGGCGGCGAGCGCGTCATCCTGATGCGCCACGTCGTCACCCGGTCCGGCGCGGTCGCCAACGTCACCCTGTAAGCGTCCCCTTTCCACGGCGGGCCGGTCCCGCCCAGCCTGAGGCGTCAACCATGAAGGCCTTCGCGTTCGCCGCCATCGTCCTGACCGTCGCGGCCCCCGCCGCGGCCCAGAGCTGGCATTATCCCGATCAGGCCCGCTCGTATTCGAGCTACAGCCGCCACGGCTACGACTACAACGGCCAGAGGGACCGGCCCGGCGACTATCGCTGCGACGCCTATTGGGATCGCGGCCGCGACGACTGCGGGGCCGGCTGGCGGGACCAGCGCACCTACCGCTCGCAGGGCCATGGCTACGGCTACGGCCACGACCGCTATTCGCGGTACGGCCAGGGCGGCGGCTATGTCTACCAGCCGTACAACCAGGGCACGCAGTACTACGGCAGCTATGGCCGGCCGGACCAGGTCTATCCCGGCGGAGGCTACGGCGGGCAGGTGGGCGGCTATCGCGACCACGGGCGGTCGGGCTACTGCGCCGCCCGCTATCGCTCGTACGATCCGCGCAGTGGCTACTACCGCGCCTATTCCGGTCAGCTGATCTACTGCGGCTAGACGAGCGCCGATCACTCGATCACGGTTCGGTGGATAACCGCCGTTCGCCATCTTTCAGACGCATCCGGACCGCTTTCGTCGTATGTCCAGTCCGGACAGTCCAGTCCCGGGGAGCGCGTTCATGTCCCAGCACAACATCGTCGGATCGGAAGCCTTCGACCGATCGCCGTTCGTCATCATCCGCAGCGTCCGCACCGGCGGCATGCGCCGGCGCCAGACGCGCACCGCCTTCGCCTTCATGGCCGGGGCGGCCGCCGCTGTGATCGGTGGCGTGGCGGCCGCCGTCCTGGCCTTCGGCCCCGGTCTGGCCGGCGGTTAAGCCAGCCAGACCATCCGGCGCGTCCGAACGGGAGCGTTCCTGGCGAGGCTGAACTGGTTCCGGACCTCGCCGGTATAGAGAAACCCCGCCTTCTCCAGCACGCGACCGGACGCCGGGTTGTCGGCAAAATGCCCGGACAGCAGAACGCGCCGCTTCCAGCGCCGGGCGGCCCAGACCAGAGCCCCCTCCAGCGCCTCGGTGGCGAAGCCCCGCCCCCAGAAGGGCCGGCCGATCCAGTAGCCGACCTCCGGGGCCAGATCCGCATCCTCGAACAGGCCGATGACGCCCACCGGTCCCAGGTCCTCGTGGCAGATCAGGAAGGTGTGGGCCCGGGCGGGATCCTGGGCCGCTACATTCACCACAAAGGCCTCGGCGTCGGCCAGAGCATAGGGATGGGGCATGCGCAGGGTCATGCGCGTGATGGCCTCGTCATCCGCCAGCCGGGCGATGACGGGCGCCTCCTGCGGCGCGGGCGCCCGAAGCACCAGACGCCGCGTCTCCACGACCGGCGAAGTCTCGATGACGCACATGTTCCCTGCCCCGTTCGACGGTCCGCCTCCTTAGAGGGCTCGGGCGGACTTCGAGGCGGGAAACGCAAACGGGGAGCCTGGTGATCCAGACTCCCCGCGGAATATTCCCTGGGTCCGGATCGGCTGCTTCTGGGAAGCGGCGCGATCCGGGATCCGGTTCGCGCTACTCGGCGGCGATCGCCTGCTGGGCGTCGTCGTTGGCCGGAAGGATCGACACATAGCAACGGCCGTTGGATTTCTTCGTGAACTGAACCGCGCCGTGCTCGAGGGCGAACAGGGTGTGGTCACGGCCCATGCCGACATTGTTGCCGGGGTGGAAGGTCGTGCCGCGCTGGCGCACCAGGATGTTGCCGGCCAGGACGTTCTCGCTGCCGTACTTCTTCACGCCGAGGCGTTTGGAATGGGAGTCGCGACCGTTACGCGACGAACCACCGGATTTCTTGTGAGCCATCTGGGCGCTCCCGTTCTCTTACTGTTTACGCTTCGTCGGACGAAGCAGCGGCGGCCGGAGCCGGGGTGGCGGAAGCCGCGTCGCGCTTGGCCAGGCCACGGGCGCGCAGGTTGATCTCGGCCTTGGTCATCAGGTCGACCTTGCCGTCCCACTTGGCGGTCTCGCCGGCGCCGTCGATGCCGGTGATGCGCAGGACCGATTCCATCTGGCGATGGCCGTTGGTGCGGCGATAGCCCTGACGGCGGGTCTTCTTGAAGATCTTGACCTTCTCGCCCTTGCGGGTCTCGATCAGGGTGGCGCCGACGAAGGCACCGTCGATCAGCGGCGCGCCGAGCGTCACGCCATTGTCGCCGCCCAGCATCAGGACGCTGTCGAACTTCAGCTCGGAGCCGGCATCGCCGCCCAGTTTCTCGACGACGATCGTGTCGCCCGGTTGAACCCGGTACTGCTTGCCGCCGGTCTTGATCACCGCGTACATCTTGAAGCCTTGGCTAACGCAAAAAAGAATGCGCCCGCCGGGAGACCCCGCGGGCGAAGAGCGGCGACATATACGGATGGTGCCCTTCGAGTCAACGCGAAAGGCGCCGGAAATGCCGTGGAGCGCTCATTTCAGACCGTGATCTAGCCCTGAACGAACCCGCCGTGCAAAGACGAAGGCACGCCATCGGGGATCCCAAATGAGCCAGACTGCTGACCGCCGGGTCATCGCCGCCCGACGCATCGTGGCCCATATCGCCGACCATCTGCAGGCCGACCTTTCCCTGCAGCTATGGACCGGCGAGGTCCTGCCGCTGGGGCCGAACGCGCGCGACGACGTCCGCATCGTGCTGTCCGACCCGTCCGCCGTGCGTCGGCTGCTTCTGAAGCCCGGGCTGATGACCCTGTTCGAGCTCTACGCCACGGGCGATGTACGAATCGAGGGCGCCAGCCCGCTGGAGGCGGCCGACCGCTGGGACCATGGCCGCGCCGTTCACCTGCCCCGTCGTGTCGACAAGGGCCTGATCGCGCGCGAACTGGTCCCCTTCCTGATGGGCGGGCGCACCCGGGCCGTCGGCGACGCCGCCTATGACGCCACCGGCGAGGTCGGCCAGCGCCAGGACAAGGCCGCGCGCCGGGACAAGGACTTCATCTCCTTCCACTACGACGTCGGTAACGACTTCTACGGCCTCTTCCTGGACCCCGAGATGGTCTATTCCAGCGCCTCCTACGCCAGCCCCGACCAGTCGCTGGAGGACGCCCAGACCCGCAAGCTGGACCTGATCTGCCGCAAGCTTCGGCTGCAGCCCGGCCAGAGGCTGCTCGACGTGGGGTGCGGCTGGGGTGGCCTGTCGTGCTGGGCGGCCCAGCATTACGGCGTCACCGTGCACGGCGTGACCCTGTCGGAGGAACAACTGGCCTTCGCCAACGCCAAGATCGCGCGCCTGGGCCTGCAGGACCGCATCACTCTGGAGCTCAGGGACTATCGCGACCTGCCCACCACCGAACGGTTCGACGCCATCAGCCAGGTGGAGATGTTCGAACATGTGGGCTTCGCCAACCACGACCGGCATTTCCTGGAGATGCACCGGCTGCTGAAGCCCGGCGGCCTGTATTTCCACCAGGCCTCGGTCCGGCGCGGCGGGCGCGATGCGAACAACATCGCCCCCCAGACCAATGCGACCCGCACCATCGGCCGATTCATCTTCCCGGGCGGGGAGTTGGACACCATCGGCATGACGGTGACCAACCTGGGCCGCCTCGGCTTCGAGGTTCTGGACGTCGAGGACCTGCGCGAGCATTTCCAGATGACCACGGCCGAATGGTCCCGCCGCCTGATGGCCCGCCGCGACGAGGCGATCGCCATGGTCGGCGAGGAACGCACGCGTCTGTGGCTGATCTTCTTCGCCATGTGCGCCAAGGGGTTCGAGCGGGGCTCGATCCTGGTCTATCAGACCGTGGCCCAGCGCCGCCGCGCCGGGCCCAGCGGCCTGCCGATGGATCGGGGCAGCCTGTACCGATAGCACCGTCGCTCTTCGGCGCGTCGCGAGGCCGGGCATGACGAAAGGGTAAGGTCCCCCCCTCTGGACCCCGAGCGCCGCCCCGGCGCAGGGTAAGCCCGCAAACCTCTCCGGAACGCCGCCATGCTGAAGACTCTCCTCGCCGCCGGTTTGGCGCTTCTGGGATTGGCGGCCGCCGCCCCCGCTGCGGCGGGCGATCCGGTCTATGTGGTCAAGGACTGCCCGGCCGACTGGCCGACCGACGTGCGGACCGTCGAATGCGGCACGCTGACGGTCGACGAGACGCGGGGCGCGGCGGACAGCCGTCGCATCGACATCGCCGTGGTCCGCGTCCGCGCGTCCCGCCCCTTTCAGGACGCCAACGGTCAGGCCCTGCCCCCGGTCGTCGTCTTTCATGGCGGCCCCGGGGGAGCCCTGGTCGGCGGCGTGGGTCGCCGTCTGGGCTTCTGGCGCGACCGGCCCGACGCCGATCCGATGGCGGCGATCGATCAGGACTGGATCTATTTCGACCAGCGCGGCGGCGGTCAGTCGACCCCGTCCATGGATTGCCCCGGCGTCGAGCTGACCGACGCGGGCCTGCCATCGGCGCAGGATGCCGAGGGGCTGACGGACTGCCTGAAGAGGTACGCCGACCAGGGGGTCCAGCTGTCGCAATACAATGCGGCCGTGATCGCCCAGGACGTCGCCGACCTGGCCCGGGCGCTCGGCCTGCCGAAGGTCGACCTCTACGGCGGCTCCTACGGCCCCCGCATCCAGGCGGCGGTGATCACCCATGCGCCCCAGATCGTGCGCGTGGCGGTGATGGACAGCCCCTGGCCGCCGGAAGGCAACTGGGCGGTCCACACCCCCGAACAGGTGGCCACGGCCGTCCGCATCATCCTGGGCAAATGCGCGGCCCAGTCCGAGTGCGACGCCCGCCACCCGAACCTGACGGCCCGGTTCGAGGCCAATGCCCGCGAGTGGCTGGCCGGGCCCCGGACCGGTGCGGACGGCAAGGCCCGGACCGTCGAGGATCTGGCCGCCTTCCTGATGGACACGACCTATGACCGGCAGGGCGTGCGCCGCCTGCCCGCCGATCTCGAGAAGATCATCGGCGGCGATCTGTCGCCCGTCGCCGCCATCGCCGAGGACCGGACCTATTATTTCGAGGGCCAGCACATGGCGCACCTGTGCAAGGAGGAGCTGCCGTTCGAGTCCAAGGCCGCTTTGGTGGCCGGGGCCGCCGGCGATCCGATCGCCGAGGTCAGCGTGCCCAGCCTGTCGCGACTGTTCGACGTCTGCGCCGCCATCGACGTCGGGGCCGCCGACCCGGTCGAGAACGCCCCGGTCCACACCGCCATCCCGACCCTGTTCATCGCCGCCGAGATCGACCCCGGCTGCCCCCCGGCCCTGACCCGCGCCGCCGCCGCCAACTACCGGGACAGCCAGGTCATGATCGTCACCAACGCCACCCATGGCGTGACGGGCCAGAACGCCTGCGCCGCCCGCGCCGCCCGCGACTTCTTGCGCGACCCTACGAAGGCGGTGGACCAGACCTGCCTGCCCGCCGCCGACACGCCGTTG is a window encoding:
- a CDS encoding cyclopropane-fatty-acyl-phospholipid synthase family protein, producing the protein MSQTADRRVIAARRIVAHIADHLQADLSLQLWTGEVLPLGPNARDDVRIVLSDPSAVRRLLLKPGLMTLFELYATGDVRIEGASPLEAADRWDHGRAVHLPRRVDKGLIARELVPFLMGGRTRAVGDAAYDATGEVGQRQDKAARRDKDFISFHYDVGNDFYGLFLDPEMVYSSASYASPDQSLEDAQTRKLDLICRKLRLQPGQRLLDVGCGWGGLSCWAAQHYGVTVHGVTLSEEQLAFANAKIARLGLQDRITLELRDYRDLPTTERFDAISQVEMFEHVGFANHDRHFLEMHRLLKPGGLYFHQASVRRGGRDANNIAPQTNATRTIGRFIFPGGELDTIGMTVTNLGRLGFEVLDVEDLREHFQMTTAEWSRRLMARRDEAIAMVGEERTRLWLIFFAMCAKGFERGSILVYQTVAQRRRAGPSGLPMDRGSLYR
- a CDS encoding alpha/beta hydrolase — protein: MLKTLLAAGLALLGLAAAAPAAAGDPVYVVKDCPADWPTDVRTVECGTLTVDETRGAADSRRIDIAVVRVRASRPFQDANGQALPPVVVFHGGPGGALVGGVGRRLGFWRDRPDADPMAAIDQDWIYFDQRGGGQSTPSMDCPGVELTDAGLPSAQDAEGLTDCLKRYADQGVQLSQYNAAVIAQDVADLARALGLPKVDLYGGSYGPRIQAAVITHAPQIVRVAVMDSPWPPEGNWAVHTPEQVATAVRIILGKCAAQSECDARHPNLTARFEANAREWLAGPRTGADGKARTVEDLAAFLMDTTYDRQGVRRLPADLEKIIGGDLSPVAAIAEDRTYYFEGQHMAHLCKEELPFESKAALVAGAAGDPIAEVSVPSLSRLFDVCAAIDVGAADPVENAPVHTAIPTLFIAAEIDPGCPPALTRAAAANYRDSQVMIVTNATHGVTGQNACAARAARDFLRDPTKAVDQTCLPAADTPLVFSED